The following are encoded in a window of Acinonyx jubatus isolate Ajub_Pintada_27869175 chromosome D4, VMU_Ajub_asm_v1.0, whole genome shotgun sequence genomic DNA:
- the LOC128312012 gene encoding translation initiation factor IF-2-like has protein sequence MEPVLRKVIPHKEALRFSHGNAEEEMPSIHLRHLSGPPGLSSRPDPCPSSPPPVPQSPPSPRPAPSQTAVAPEVPRAQTPRASCEWLSGAWTGGAGRPVAARGGPSWRGLSPIITPRGLQGLPAPGNSGETRPGTPALATIRLLGYPPQAGHRNSTLRVATCPAPSQPGSAGRVEARRRVRPRKVLHRRLTCRLLHLQCHPETAPCWGMKAPATRPARPRHSRAGGLAPAAAAATARSAPAPPDGLARARAGASALPGPAVRAAGRLVAAGCSAVPTADGHIPVPFSFFLPLLPPFSTEQHFPFPPPSPFPTAGVGGKGRGGRGGKGRPRGRGSARVPPPGRAEAARSLLPSPRLPPRPPRGARSQPGPLGAPPPHSLRGSLAEKELGVKEGPRALLCCPSCGAPTLCGVGLSPRPQAGGGCSSRVYQKRGKGHRVPQSWEKNAERDSRPWTRSFPFRGEASYHVIRQLCEGVQKCILAKLSLERTVATANTSILAS, from the exons ATGGAACCAGTCCTCCGAAAAGTCATTCCCCACAAGGAAGCCCTGAGGTTCAGCCACGGTAATGCAGAGGAGGAAATGCCCTCAATTCACTTGCGACACCTGTCCGGGCCCCCAGGTCTCTCCTCGCGCCCAGACCCCTGCCCTAGCTCCCCGCCCCCTGTGCCCCAATCCCCGCCctctccccgccctgccccctcccagacGGCCGTCGCCCCGGAGGTCCCCAGGGCCCAGACCCCTCGCGCGTCCTGCGAGTGGCTCTCTGGAGCCTGGACGGGCGGCGCGGGGAGGCCCGTCGCGGCGCGGGGAGGCCCGTCCTGGCGCGGCCTCTCCCCCATCATCACACCCCGCGGGCTCCAGGGACTCCCCGCCCCCGGAAACAGCGGAGAAACTAGGCCGGGAACGCCAGCCCTGGCCACTATCCGCCTCCTTGGCTACCCCCCGCAGGCGGGCCATCGGAACTCAACCCTCCGAGTTGCTACCTGTCCGGCGCCCTCTCAGCCCGGGAGCGCGGGCCGAGTGGAGGCGCGCCGCAGGGTTCGTCCGCGAAAGGTCCTCCACCGCAGACTCACCTGCCGCCTGCTCCACCTTCAGTGCCACCCAGAAACAGCCCCTTGCTGGGGCATGAAAGCGCCGGCTACGCGGCCTGCGCGCCCTCGCCACAGCCGGGCGGGGGGACTTGctcccgcggccgccgccgccacgGCCCGATCTGCGCCTGCGCCGCCTGACGGGCTCG CGCGAGCTCGCGCGGGCGCTTCGGCTCTCCCGGGTCCGGCGGTGCGGGCGGCGGGTCGCCTAGTAGCAGCCGGCTGCAGTGCCGTCCCGACAGCTGACGGCCATATTcctgttcccttttctttttttctccccctccttccgcCCTTTTCCACAGAACAGCactttccttttccccctccctctccctttcctacTGCGGGGGTGGGTGGAAAagggcgtggggggaggggtggaaaaggGAGGCCGCGGGGGCGGGGCAGTGCTAGAGTCCCGCCCCCGGGGAGGGCCGAGGCCGCGCGGtcactgctcccctccccccgcctcccgccgCGACCCCCGCGGGGTGCGAGGTCCCAGCCCGGCCCCCTTGGAGCCCCTCCTCCGCATTCGCTCCGCGGGTCCCTCGCCGAAAAGGAGCTGGGAGTGAAGGAAGGGCCCAGGGCGCTACTCTGCTGCCCTTCTTGCGGGGCTCCGACTCTGTGTGGTGTGGGTTTATCGCCCCGGCCTCAGGCAGGTGGCGGCTGCTCCTCTAGGGTTTATCAAAAACGGGGAAAGGGACACCGAGTCCCTCAGTCCTGGGAGAAGAATGCTGAGCGGGATTCACGTCCCTGGACGAGAAGTTTTCCTTTCCGGG